Proteins encoded by one window of Pseudochaenichthys georgianus chromosome 9, fPseGeo1.2, whole genome shotgun sequence:
- the LOC117452917 gene encoding rho-related BTB domain-containing protein 2-like isoform X1 — MEPSFSSRSSANPMPHFLMLRSQLKDSDMDYERPNVETIKCVVVGDNAVGKTRLICARACNATLTQYQLLATHVPTVWAIDQYRVCQEVLERSRDVVDDVSVSLRLWDTFGDHHKDRRFAYGRSDVVVLCFSIANPNSLYHVKTMWYPEIKHFCPRAPVILVGCQLDLRYADLDAVNRARRPLARPIKSNEILAPERGREVAKELGVPYYETSVVAQFGVKDVFDNAIRAALISRRHLQFWKSHLRNVQRPLLQAPFLPPKPPPPIITVPPPPTTTEEHPVGLLEDPHCADVILILQERQKIFAHKIYLSTSSSKFYDLFIMDAHSEETERPSRGPLSGRELLMRAASFDVCESSDDGDRANLRACTSDGTLKDFDAGRRGRLLSSWSRAFASIQEEVVDDPVSYSPRPITVVHMDQSMQLGPFRAVLRYLYTGQLDENEKELMHIAHIAELLEVFDLRMMVANILNNEAFMNQEITKAFHVRRTNRVKECLAKGTFSDVVFKLDDGTIKAHKPLLISSCDWMAAMFGGPFVESCTKEVLFPNTTRSCMRAVLEYLYTGRFCSRTDLDAMELIVLANRLCLPHLVALTELYTVTVLTEAGMIGADIDGDVLVYLDMAQFHGAQQLTGWCLHHICTNYNSVCRKFPREMKSKSTDNQEYFEKHRWPPVWFLKEDDHYQRARKERDKEDYLYQRRQCKRKWLFWNVPSSPNSHSPSSGSSAVI, encoded by the exons ATGGAGCCCTCCTTTTCATCTCGTTCATCGGCCAACCCGATGCCTCACTTCCTTATGTTGCG GTCCCAGCTGAAAGATTCTGATATGGACTATGAGAGGCCAAACGTTGAGACTATCAAGTGTGTTGTGGTGGGAGACAATGCAGTCGGAAAGACCCGCCTCATCTGCGCCCGGGCCTGCAATGCTACGCTGACTCAGTACCAGTTACTCGCTACACATGTGCCCACAGTATGGGCCATCGACCAGTACAGAGTGTGCCAGGAG GTATTAGAGCGCTCCAGAGATGTGGTGGATGATGTCAGCGTGTCCCTTCGTCTCTGGGATACTTTTGGAGACCATCATAAGGACCGGCGTTTCGCTTACGGCAG GTCCGATGTGGTGGTATTGTGCTTCTCAATTGCCAACCCCAACTCTCTTTACCACGTGAAGACCATGTGGTACCCTGAGATCAAGCACTTCTGCCCCCGTGCTCCTGTCATCTTGGTGGGCTGTCAGCTGGACCTGCGCTATGCAGACCTGGACGCAGTGAACAGGGCACGGAGGCCTTTAGCTAG ACCCATTAAATCCAATGAGATTCTTGCTCCAGAGAGAGGCCGGGAGGTGGCCAAAGAGCTGGGAGTGCCATATTATGAAACCAGTGTTGTTGCTCAATTTGGAGTCAAGGACGTCTTTGATAATGCTATCCGAGCTGCGCTCATCTCGCGCCGACACCTGCAGTTTTGGAAATCCCACCTGAGAAATGTACAGCGGCCTCTCCTTCAGGCACCCTTCCTGCCGCCGAAACCTCCCCCACCTATAATCACTGTGCCTCCTCCCCCCACGACCACAGAGGAGCATCCGGTCGGTCTCCTCGAGGACCCACACTGTGCTGACGTCATCCTGATCCTGCAGGAGCGACAGAAAATCTTTGCACACAAGATATACTTGTCGACATCGTCTTCAAAGTTCTATGACCTCTTTATCATGGACGCACATAGCGAGGAGACTGAAAGGCCCTCTCGCGGTCCTCTCTCCGGAAGAGAGCTGCTGATGCGTGCTGCTAGCTTTGATGTTTGCGAAAGCAGTGACGATGGAGACAGGGCCAACCTGAGGGCCTGCACTAGTGATGGGACGTTAAAAGATTTCGACGCAGGGCGACGGGGCAGACTCCTCTCTTCGTGGAGCCGAGCCTTCGCCAGCATCCAGGAGGAGGTGGTAGACGACCCCGTCTCATACAGCCCCAGGCCCATAACTGTGGTGCACATGGACCAGTCCATGCAGCTCGGGCCTTTCCGAGCAGTGCTTCGCTACCTGTACACGGGTCAGCTGGACGAGAATGAGAAGGAGCTAATGCACATTGCACACATTGCTGAGCTGCTGGAGGTCTTTGACCTGCGGATGATGGTGGCAAACATACTAAACAATGAAGCCTTCATGAACCAAGAAATCACCAAAGCCTTCCATGTACGGCGCACAAACAGAGTCAAAGAGTGCTTGGCCAAAGGGACCTTTTCTG ATGTAGTATTCAAGCTAGATGATGGGACCATCAAGGCCCACAAACCTTTGCTCATCTCTAGCTGTGATTGGATGGCAGCTATGTTTGGTGGGCCTTTTGTGGAGAGCTGCACAAAAGAG GTGCTGTTTCCAAACACAACTCGCAGCTGTATGAGAGCCGTGCTGGAGTATCTCTACACGGGGCGGTTTTGCTCTCGGACTGACTTGGATGCAATGGAGCTCATTGTTCTCGCCAATCGTCTCTGCCTCCCCCACCTGGTTGCACTTACAG AGCTCTACACAGTTACAGTCTTGACAGAGGCTGGGATGATTGGGGCTGACATTGATGGAGACGTGCTGGTGTACTTGGACATGGCCCAG TTCCACGGCGCCCAACAGCTCACTGGCTGGTGTCTTCACCACATCTGCACCAACTACAACAGTGTCTGTCGCAAGTTTCCCCGAGAGATGAAGTCCAAGTCTACAG ACAACCAAGAATATTTTGAGAAACATCGCTGGCCACCAGTGTGGTTCCTGAAAGAGGACGACCACTACCAAAGAGCCCGCAAAGAGCGCGACAAGGAGGACTACCTGTACCAGAGACGGCAGTGTAAACGCAAGTGGCTCTTCTGGAACGTTCCTTCCTCTCCTAACTCACACTCTCCTTCGTCTGGCTCCTCCGCTGTCATCTGA
- the ido1 gene encoding indoleamine 2,3-dioxygenase 1 isoform X1, with translation MAAPESKCLFSLDPYHVSEELGFILPDPLEELPPYYQPWMDIALHVPELVHSHKLRLHINEMPLLSIQFLRKHSELRLAHLALSAMTMGYVWQEGETDTVEKLPHNLAVPFWEVSQRLGLPPILTHADAVLANWKKKDPDGPFDMENLELLVSLPGGDSVRGFFMVTLLVELAAVPALRNIPTVINGVRCGDTEAVAAALEETSQSMQDMTDALKLMHDYVDPSVFYGIMRIYLSGWKDNTSMPKGLVYEGVQEEPMEYSGGSAAQSSLLHCFDELLGIKHEETSGEFLTRMRNYMPPAHKQLVQDISLQPSLKGFIQQQASERLHQAFQRCVKKLVVLRSDHIKVVSRYITVPAARARQLRKQCRESEQEMISRAPTALEERGTGGSGIMSFLKTVRNQTKDTLLPEPGKKQLHHS, from the exons ATGGCGGCTCCTGAATCCAAATGTCTTTTCTCTCTGGACCCCTACCATGTCTCTGAGGAACTTGGCTTCATCCTCCCTGACCCTCTG GAAGAGCTTCCGCCGTACTACCAGCCATGGATGGATATTGCCCTGCACGTCCCGGAGCTGGTGCACTCTCACAAGTTGCGGCTGCATATAAACGAA ATGCCGCTGCTGAGCATCCAGTTTCTGCGGAAACACTCCGAGTTACGTCTGGCACACCTGGCCCTCAGCGCGATGACCATGGGCTACGTCTGGCAGGAGGGGGAGACCGACACGGTGGAG AAGCTGCCACATAACCTAGCGGTCCCATTCTGGGAGGTGTCACAGCGTTTAGGACTCCCCCCCATTCTCACCCATGCAGATGCAGTCCTGGCTAACTGGAAGAAGAAGGATCCAGACGG GCCCTTTGACATGGA GAACCTGGAGCTGCTGGTCAGCCTCCCGGGTGGAGACAGTGTGAGAGGTTTCTTCATGGTCACTCTGCTGGTGGAGCTGGCTGCAGTTCCTGCACTGAGG AACATTCCCACTGTGATCAACGGTGTCAGGTGTGGAGACACAGAGGCTGTGGCCGCAGCTCTGGAGGAGACCAGCCAGTCCATGCAGGACATGACAGACGCACTCAAACTGATGCACG ACTACGTGGATCCATCCGTCTTCTATGGAATTATGAGGATCTACCTGTCTGG GTGGAAAGACAACACCTCTATGCCAAAGGGGCTTGTTTACGAAGGGGTGCAGGAGGAGCCGATGGAGTATTCAGGAGGGAGCGCCGCACAGAGCAGTCTGCTGCACTGCTTTGATGAACTTCTGGGAATCAAACATGAAGAAACAAGTG GAGAGTTTCTAACCCGCATGAGGAACTACATGCCACCTGCCCACAAGCAGCTGGTCCAGGACATCTCACTGCAACCCTCCCTTAAGGGTTTCATCCAGCAGCAAGCCAGCGAGAGGCTACACCAGGCCTTTCAGCGCTGTGTCAAAAAACTCGTGGTTTTGCGCAGCGATCACATCAAAGTCGTCAGCCGCTACATCACTGTACCTGCCGCACGTGCCCGACAACTGAGAAAGCAGTGCCGGGAGTCAGAGCAGGAGATGATCAGCAGAGCACCCACAGCGTTAGAGGAGAGAGGCACCGGGGGCTCTGGCATCATGTCCTTCCTTAAGACTGTGAGGAACCAAACAAAAGACACTTTGCTTCCTGAGCCAGGCAAAAAACAATTGCACCATAGCTAA
- the LOC117452917 gene encoding rho-related BTB domain-containing protein 2-like isoform X2 has protein sequence MDYERPNVETIKCVVVGDNAVGKTRLICARACNATLTQYQLLATHVPTVWAIDQYRVCQEVLERSRDVVDDVSVSLRLWDTFGDHHKDRRFAYGRSDVVVLCFSIANPNSLYHVKTMWYPEIKHFCPRAPVILVGCQLDLRYADLDAVNRARRPLARPIKSNEILAPERGREVAKELGVPYYETSVVAQFGVKDVFDNAIRAALISRRHLQFWKSHLRNVQRPLLQAPFLPPKPPPPIITVPPPPTTTEEHPVGLLEDPHCADVILILQERQKIFAHKIYLSTSSSKFYDLFIMDAHSEETERPSRGPLSGRELLMRAASFDVCESSDDGDRANLRACTSDGTLKDFDAGRRGRLLSSWSRAFASIQEEVVDDPVSYSPRPITVVHMDQSMQLGPFRAVLRYLYTGQLDENEKELMHIAHIAELLEVFDLRMMVANILNNEAFMNQEITKAFHVRRTNRVKECLAKGTFSDVVFKLDDGTIKAHKPLLISSCDWMAAMFGGPFVESCTKEVLFPNTTRSCMRAVLEYLYTGRFCSRTDLDAMELIVLANRLCLPHLVALTELYTVTVLTEAGMIGADIDGDVLVYLDMAQFHGAQQLTGWCLHHICTNYNSVCRKFPREMKSKSTDNQEYFEKHRWPPVWFLKEDDHYQRARKERDKEDYLYQRRQCKRKWLFWNVPSSPNSHSPSSGSSAVI, from the exons ATGGACTATGAGAGGCCAAACGTTGAGACTATCAAGTGTGTTGTGGTGGGAGACAATGCAGTCGGAAAGACCCGCCTCATCTGCGCCCGGGCCTGCAATGCTACGCTGACTCAGTACCAGTTACTCGCTACACATGTGCCCACAGTATGGGCCATCGACCAGTACAGAGTGTGCCAGGAG GTATTAGAGCGCTCCAGAGATGTGGTGGATGATGTCAGCGTGTCCCTTCGTCTCTGGGATACTTTTGGAGACCATCATAAGGACCGGCGTTTCGCTTACGGCAG GTCCGATGTGGTGGTATTGTGCTTCTCAATTGCCAACCCCAACTCTCTTTACCACGTGAAGACCATGTGGTACCCTGAGATCAAGCACTTCTGCCCCCGTGCTCCTGTCATCTTGGTGGGCTGTCAGCTGGACCTGCGCTATGCAGACCTGGACGCAGTGAACAGGGCACGGAGGCCTTTAGCTAG ACCCATTAAATCCAATGAGATTCTTGCTCCAGAGAGAGGCCGGGAGGTGGCCAAAGAGCTGGGAGTGCCATATTATGAAACCAGTGTTGTTGCTCAATTTGGAGTCAAGGACGTCTTTGATAATGCTATCCGAGCTGCGCTCATCTCGCGCCGACACCTGCAGTTTTGGAAATCCCACCTGAGAAATGTACAGCGGCCTCTCCTTCAGGCACCCTTCCTGCCGCCGAAACCTCCCCCACCTATAATCACTGTGCCTCCTCCCCCCACGACCACAGAGGAGCATCCGGTCGGTCTCCTCGAGGACCCACACTGTGCTGACGTCATCCTGATCCTGCAGGAGCGACAGAAAATCTTTGCACACAAGATATACTTGTCGACATCGTCTTCAAAGTTCTATGACCTCTTTATCATGGACGCACATAGCGAGGAGACTGAAAGGCCCTCTCGCGGTCCTCTCTCCGGAAGAGAGCTGCTGATGCGTGCTGCTAGCTTTGATGTTTGCGAAAGCAGTGACGATGGAGACAGGGCCAACCTGAGGGCCTGCACTAGTGATGGGACGTTAAAAGATTTCGACGCAGGGCGACGGGGCAGACTCCTCTCTTCGTGGAGCCGAGCCTTCGCCAGCATCCAGGAGGAGGTGGTAGACGACCCCGTCTCATACAGCCCCAGGCCCATAACTGTGGTGCACATGGACCAGTCCATGCAGCTCGGGCCTTTCCGAGCAGTGCTTCGCTACCTGTACACGGGTCAGCTGGACGAGAATGAGAAGGAGCTAATGCACATTGCACACATTGCTGAGCTGCTGGAGGTCTTTGACCTGCGGATGATGGTGGCAAACATACTAAACAATGAAGCCTTCATGAACCAAGAAATCACCAAAGCCTTCCATGTACGGCGCACAAACAGAGTCAAAGAGTGCTTGGCCAAAGGGACCTTTTCTG ATGTAGTATTCAAGCTAGATGATGGGACCATCAAGGCCCACAAACCTTTGCTCATCTCTAGCTGTGATTGGATGGCAGCTATGTTTGGTGGGCCTTTTGTGGAGAGCTGCACAAAAGAG GTGCTGTTTCCAAACACAACTCGCAGCTGTATGAGAGCCGTGCTGGAGTATCTCTACACGGGGCGGTTTTGCTCTCGGACTGACTTGGATGCAATGGAGCTCATTGTTCTCGCCAATCGTCTCTGCCTCCCCCACCTGGTTGCACTTACAG AGCTCTACACAGTTACAGTCTTGACAGAGGCTGGGATGATTGGGGCTGACATTGATGGAGACGTGCTGGTGTACTTGGACATGGCCCAG TTCCACGGCGCCCAACAGCTCACTGGCTGGTGTCTTCACCACATCTGCACCAACTACAACAGTGTCTGTCGCAAGTTTCCCCGAGAGATGAAGTCCAAGTCTACAG ACAACCAAGAATATTTTGAGAAACATCGCTGGCCACCAGTGTGGTTCCTGAAAGAGGACGACCACTACCAAAGAGCCCGCAAAGAGCGCGACAAGGAGGACTACCTGTACCAGAGACGGCAGTGTAAACGCAAGTGGCTCTTCTGGAACGTTCCTTCCTCTCCTAACTCACACTCTCCTTCGTCTGGCTCCTCCGCTGTCATCTGA
- the ido1 gene encoding indoleamine 2,3-dioxygenase 1 isoform X2, whose protein sequence is MAAPESKCLFSLDPYHVSEELGFILPDPLEELPPYYQPWMDIALHVPELVHSHKLRLHINEMPLLSIQFLRKHSELRLAHLALSAMTMGYVWQEGETDTVELPHNLAVPFWEVSQRLGLPPILTHADAVLANWKKKDPDGPFDMENLELLVSLPGGDSVRGFFMVTLLVELAAVPALRNIPTVINGVRCGDTEAVAAALEETSQSMQDMTDALKLMHDYVDPSVFYGIMRIYLSGWKDNTSMPKGLVYEGVQEEPMEYSGGSAAQSSLLHCFDELLGIKHEETSGEFLTRMRNYMPPAHKQLVQDISLQPSLKGFIQQQASERLHQAFQRCVKKLVVLRSDHIKVVSRYITVPAARARQLRKQCRESEQEMISRAPTALEERGTGGSGIMSFLKTVRNQTKDTLLPEPGKKQLHHS, encoded by the exons ATGGCGGCTCCTGAATCCAAATGTCTTTTCTCTCTGGACCCCTACCATGTCTCTGAGGAACTTGGCTTCATCCTCCCTGACCCTCTG GAAGAGCTTCCGCCGTACTACCAGCCATGGATGGATATTGCCCTGCACGTCCCGGAGCTGGTGCACTCTCACAAGTTGCGGCTGCATATAAACGAA ATGCCGCTGCTGAGCATCCAGTTTCTGCGGAAACACTCCGAGTTACGTCTGGCACACCTGGCCCTCAGCGCGATGACCATGGGCTACGTCTGGCAGGAGGGGGAGACCGACACGGTGGAG CTGCCACATAACCTAGCGGTCCCATTCTGGGAGGTGTCACAGCGTTTAGGACTCCCCCCCATTCTCACCCATGCAGATGCAGTCCTGGCTAACTGGAAGAAGAAGGATCCAGACGG GCCCTTTGACATGGA GAACCTGGAGCTGCTGGTCAGCCTCCCGGGTGGAGACAGTGTGAGAGGTTTCTTCATGGTCACTCTGCTGGTGGAGCTGGCTGCAGTTCCTGCACTGAGG AACATTCCCACTGTGATCAACGGTGTCAGGTGTGGAGACACAGAGGCTGTGGCCGCAGCTCTGGAGGAGACCAGCCAGTCCATGCAGGACATGACAGACGCACTCAAACTGATGCACG ACTACGTGGATCCATCCGTCTTCTATGGAATTATGAGGATCTACCTGTCTGG GTGGAAAGACAACACCTCTATGCCAAAGGGGCTTGTTTACGAAGGGGTGCAGGAGGAGCCGATGGAGTATTCAGGAGGGAGCGCCGCACAGAGCAGTCTGCTGCACTGCTTTGATGAACTTCTGGGAATCAAACATGAAGAAACAAGTG GAGAGTTTCTAACCCGCATGAGGAACTACATGCCACCTGCCCACAAGCAGCTGGTCCAGGACATCTCACTGCAACCCTCCCTTAAGGGTTTCATCCAGCAGCAAGCCAGCGAGAGGCTACACCAGGCCTTTCAGCGCTGTGTCAAAAAACTCGTGGTTTTGCGCAGCGATCACATCAAAGTCGTCAGCCGCTACATCACTGTACCTGCCGCACGTGCCCGACAACTGAGAAAGCAGTGCCGGGAGTCAGAGCAGGAGATGATCAGCAGAGCACCCACAGCGTTAGAGGAGAGAGGCACCGGGGGCTCTGGCATCATGTCCTTCCTTAAGACTGTGAGGAACCAAACAAAAGACACTTTGCTTCCTGAGCCAGGCAAAAAACAATTGCACCATAGCTAA